The genomic region CGGCAGGTAATGCGTGAGGTCCCATCGGAGCGAGGCGTGAACCCGGTCATGGGTTCCCGGCCAGTCAGGCACCATCGGTGCGTCGAACGGCTCGGTCTCGATCAGCCCGGGCATGAGTTCCCGGATCTGACCATCGCGAAACAGATGAACCATGTCGTGATACTGCGCCGCAGGATTTCGTCCGGCCCGCGCCGAATCAACTAGCCGGCGCACGCGCGTGCTCATAGCCCGAGGGCTGGTACTCGGCATCAGATCGGCGGGCAATCTCTTTAACCACCATCTGTGCTTGCGAAGCAGACGCATGGCGCGGTACCGATCGTACCCGCCGAACAACTCATCGCCTCCATCACCGGATAGCGCCACGGTAACGTGCTCTCTGGCTGCTTTGCAGAGCCAGTAGGTCGGCAGAAGGGAGCTGTCTGCCATCGGGTCCCAGGTCATGCTCATCAGCGATCGCAGGTCATCGGCCATCGAATCCGGTGAGGCTTGCAGGACGACATGCTCGGCCCCGATGTGCCTGGCGACACGCGCGGCGTTCTCCGTCTCGTCGTAACGGGCACCGGGGATCCGGACGCTAAAGCACCGCAGCCGATCGCCGCCTCGCTGTCTCAGTCTCTCCTGAGCCAAAGCGGCGATCACCGAAGAATCAATGCCCGAAGAGAGGAAGCAGCCCAGAGGCACATCCGACTCGAGACGTGAATCGACCGCCTCGGTCAAGACCTCACGCAAGGCATCGACAGCCCCGAGGCGCGTGCTGGTCTTGGAGATCGGTGGCGGGCGCCAGTACCGCTGGATGTGGATGGCCCCGGTTCGATCAACCTGCATGCTGTGTGCTGGTGGGACCTCGCCAATGCCCTCGATCAGTCCGTCGTCGAACGGATACCCGTAGCGGAGATACGTCAGCAGGGCGGTGGGGTTGATGACAATCGATTCCCCGCCCACCAGCAGGGCCGGGATCAGGCTGGCAAATCGAAAACCTGATTGAGTCCATTTCCAGTAGAGCGGTTTCTTGCCGGTCCGGTCTCTGGCCATGAAGAGCGTCTGCTCGTCTTCATCCCAGATCGTGAAAGCGAACATGCCGTGAAGGTGCTTGGGCAACTCGGCACCCCACTGCCTGTAACCGTAAAGCAGCACCTCAGTGTCGGAATGATCGGAAAGAAACTTGTGACCCCGCCGCTGCAACTTCCGACGGAGATCACGGTGGTTGTAGATCTCCCCGTTGAACACCAGATGCAGGGCACCTTTCGACTCGGTGCGGGTGATGTGCATCGGCTGCTGCCCACTGAGCAGGTCAATCACGGACAGCCGGGCATGGACCATCGAGCACCGACCGTGGTGTGAGACCCCTTCGCCATCGGGTCCACGGTGCTTGACGCAGGCCAGCATCGAGCGCAGCAGCGCCTCGTCGGTCGGCGTGCTGTCGTGTCGGAGAATGCCGGCGATCCCGCACATCGATCAGGCCGTCGGCGTCGCGGCTGGAGCGTCGGGGGGTGTGGGCTGCGGGAGATTCACTCGCAAGTGCAACTCCTTGAGCTGATCGAGATCGACTTCCGACGGGGCCCCGGTGAGGAGGTCGGCGCCGTTCTGAGTTTTCGGAAAAGCGATCACATCGCGGATGTTGGTCGTCCCGCAGAGGTGCATCACGATCCTGTCGAGGCCGAAGGCGATCCCGCCATGGGGCGGAGCGCCGTACCTGAGCGCATCGAGTAGAAAACCGAACTTCTCACGGGCTTCGTCATCGTCGATGCCCAGCACCTTGAAGACCTGCTTCTGCAACTCGGTGTTGTGCATACGGATCGAGCCGCCGCCGAGTTCCGAGCCGTTGAGCACCAGGTCGTAAGCCAGCGACCGAACGGCACCAGCGTCGCTCTCGAGTTTTTCGAGGTCTTCGGGGTTCGGGCTCGTGAAGGGGTGATGCAGGGAGTGGTAACGCTGGGCCTGCTCGTCCCACTCGACCAGCGGGAAATCAACAACCCAGACCCATTCCCATTGGCCATCGCGGATCAAGCCCAGGTCCTTCGCCAGCCGGACCCGCAGCTCGCCAAGCGCCCGATGCACGATCGCTGGCTTGTTGCTCACACCAAAGCAGACCAGGTCGCCGTCTTCAATGCCCAGTCGCTCGACCAAACCATCCGCGATGGACTCGATAAACTTGGCGATACCGGTGCTAAACGCTCCGTTCTCGCGCTTGACGACCGGCAACCCGCCCACGCCAAACTGCTTGACCCACTCGGCCAGACCGTCGGTCTCTTTCCGCGAGAGCTTGGCTCCGCCCGGTACGCGGATGGCCTTGACGACCCCGCCGGCCTGTATCGACGACGTGAAAACCTTGAAATCGGTGCTCTGTGCCAGGTCAGTTACATCAATCAGCTCAAGCCCGAATCGCAGGTCGGGACGATCCGAGCCGTACTTGTCCATCGCCTCGGCGTAGGTCATCTTCCGGATCGGCGGGACATCGACATCCAGCACCTGCTTCCAGATCGATCGCATCAGCCCTTCGTGGGTGTCGATCACGTCGTCCTGATCGACGAAACTCATCTCGACATCAAGCTGCGTGAACTCCGCCTGCCGATCCGCTCGCGGGTCTTCATCACGGAAACAGCGCACGATCTGGAAGTACTTGTCGATCCCGCCCGACATCAGGATCTGCTTGAAGAGCTGCGGGCTCTGGGGCAAGGCATAAAACTCGCCGGCCTGCAGACGACTCGGCACCAGGAAATCCCGGGCACCCTCGGGGGTCGAACGGCAGAGGAACGGCGTCTCGACCTCGTAAAAACCTTCGCCATCGAAGTAGTCACGCATGATCTTGGCGACACGATGCCGAGTGCGCATGATGTTCTGCATCGCCGGGCGACGCATATCGATGAACCGATACCGCAGCCGGGTTTCCTCACCGGTCCTCGCCGCATCATCCGGCGTAAACGGCGGGGTGTCGGTCTTGTTGAGGATCTCGACTTGTTTGGCATCAACCTCGATCTCGCCGGTGGCGAGCTTGGGGTTGGCCATCCCCTCCTCACGCCGAAGGCACACACCAGTGATCCGCACCACGTCCTCGTTGCGCAGCTTGTCCGCGACCTCATGCGCCTGACCGCTCTCGGGGTGGAAAACGATCTGGGTGATGCCCTCGCGGTCGCGCAGGTCGATGAAGATCACCCCGCCATGGTCGCGATAGCTGTTCACCCAGCCGCACAGCGAAACAGTCTGGTCAACGTGATCCGCCCGAAGGGCGCCGCAGTGGTGTGTTCTCTGGGCCATAGCCCGTTCATCCTGTCAGGTTAAAGTTCTGATATCCGGTGAGGGGGCGGCAGTTTACCCGACATCGGCTCACCCCGACGGCGACCTGAACCCCGCGACCGACTAAGCTCTGGACATGTTCACCGGCATCATCCAGACCATCGCAACCGTCGCTGACACCACCCCCACCCAAGCGGGCGTCCGCCTGACCATCGACACCCAAGGCTGGGTTCCCGATCGTGGCTATCAGCCCACTTTGGGCGACTCGATCGCCGTCTCGGGCGTCTGTCTCACCCTCGCAGCGATCGAGAGCGGCGGGGCGGTCTTCGGCTTCGACGCTATCACCGAGACCCTTAACAAGACCACGCTCGGCCGCCTCCGGCCCGGCAGCAAGGTCAACCTCGAACCCGCGGTCCTCCCGACGCAGCCCATGGGCGGCCACACCGTCCAGGGTCACGTGGATGGCGTCGGGGTCATCACCGCCATCCACGATAATCCCGCCGACTGGCGACTCACCCTCCGCCCGCCCGACAAGATGATGCGCTGGATGATCCCCAAAGGCTCAGTCTGCATCGACGGCGTCTCCCTCACCCTTGCCGAGGTCGCCAACGACACCATCACCATCGCCCTGATCCCGACCACCCTCGAAATCACCACGCTCGGCCAGGCTCGCGTCGGCGACGAGGTCAACCTCGAAGCCGACGCCCTGGTCAAAGCTATTGTCCACACGATGGAGACCATGAAAAAGCAGGGCGGTGATAGCGAGGCGGTGACGATGGGGTTGCTAGCCCAAGCAGGCTTCTACAGAAGCCATAGCCCTAGCAGTAACTAACTAGGGTTATCTCAAGCCTCCGGCCCCAACGCCTCATACTCCTCCACAGTCGCGCCCGCCAAGCAGGCCTCGATGATCTTGCGGCCGTGCGGGTTCAGGTCCGATTCCTGCAGGAAGGGCGCGATCTGCTGATGGAAGAAACCGGTCAGGACCTCAGCACCCCGGTCATACCCCGCCTCGCCGACTTCCGGCTGCTTCTCCACCCGCAGGAACCCCTCGGGGATCTCTGTTCCTTCAACCTGCATGCTCTTGAGCGAGTAACCCAGCAGTGCTAAGCGCGCAGCCAGCAGCCGATCCTTCGGGAACACTGACGAACCACGCCTTGAGAGATATTCACGCACCACCCACTGAGGCGCAAAGCCGGTCTCCCAGCAGCCGATGTGCTGGTTCGGGATCAGCACGAACAGCGTCTCCTCCGTCTTCATAAACTGATCCAGCAGCAGGTTGGCCTGATCGACGGCTCGACCGGTCGCGAAAGGCCAATAGCTGCCCACACCCTCGCTGGTCATGCCCTCGGTATCAACAATCGACGGATTGGCATGACCTCGAGGGGCCACCAGCCGCCACAGCCACGCCAGCGCTGGCGGGAGGATGTTGAGCATCCCCAGTACGCCATAGGTCGGCTTCTCAGCCGTGCAGGGGGGCGTCCGGACCCCGAAGCTTCTCACGTCCACCGTCACCGGGTCCATCACGATATTCGGATAATCCTTCCGCGGCATGATCACCCGTGGGTTGGGACAGGGCACGCCCGGCGAATCGTGGATTGGCTCCCAGATCAGCGCCGTGCTCTCGGGCTTGGCGTCAATGTTCATAAACAGCAGCGGAGAAGGGGGGTTGATCGTCATCGCTTCAAGATGCGGGTCTGTCCCGTACTTCGTGATGTGATTCACCCTCAGAAACCAAGCGTCCTCGGCATCAAACAGCGTCAGTTTCTTGACCTCCGGCTTCTGGTAATCCGGATGACACAGTGCCATGTCATCAGTGACCGGGTTTAGCCGGCATCCGCGCGGCAAAACCAGATACTTGGAGTCACCCGTGACCGTGTTGGTCCCGAGCCGGATCTGCCCGTCTTCTTCACGGTGCATCTGCTCGAGCATCTCGCTCTTGCCGCCACCCGACGCCCCCTCGTGCATGATCGTGCAAGTGTTGTCGTAAGGCGTGACGACCTGAACCGTCGAGCAGTGCGCCGTCACCCAGCCCTCACCCTCACCCCGATTCAGCAGCACGCCGTAGATCCCCTTCTTCGCCGACGGACCCGGGTAGAGGTTGTAACTAAACAGCTCGTGAAGCGGCTCACGCCGGTTGTGCACGACGACCTGTCTCCCGCCAAAGTGCGTGTGCCGGAAGGGGGGTGCCACGTAGATGATCGCCTCGTGGAAGAAGTCCTCCCGGATCTGCTCGCGCGGAATAATCCCCTGGAGCATCGCCAGCCCAAGCCCGAAGAACGCCGCGTTCGCCGGACAGATCGCGACGGCCTCGGTCCCCTTGCCCGCGAGCCCCGCCTGAAAGAAAAAGTAGGCCAGGTCCTGGGTCTTGAGCCAGTCGAACGTCTGCTGACGCACATCTTCCCAAACCATGTCCGGGTACCGCTGTTCCCAGGTCCGCTTGCCGGTTGGCCGCTTATCGGCGATGACCATGCAGTCCGCATCGCGCCGACGCATATACGACTCGACGTAGTTGGCACTCACGCCGTTGCGTACCCGGCACACCTCCAGTTCCGGCACGAACCCGCGTCCCTCCACGTCGTAGCCCACCGTGAAAATACCACGCGCATCGACTTGATCTTTCGGGACCGCCAGCCGAACCAGCTCGTCGACACTCCCAACAAACGTGGCGGATTTCGCCTCACGAAGCACCGCCTCGGCCGATTGCGAGAGACTCACGGGCAACTCGGTCACACTCATTATTCAACTCCGTTTCTCTGTCTGGGTACGGCGTCCTGGCCACTGAACGCACCGAACCGCTACACCATAGCTCATCGCGAACCCTCGCCTCAACGCCTCACCGCGCACACAACAGCCGCAGCCCGGAGGTGTGCGAATTTCACAAAGAAACTGTTTTGATCCGTATAACTCACGCAGCCAGACACACCACCGTCAGGTCATCCTGTTGATGCAGCGAGCCTGCGTGACTAGACAGTCTCTGCTCCAGCGACACCAGCGAGTTCTCCGCCGACTCTTTGCCCAGATCATGGAACGCTTCGAGATATCGCGTGCTCGCCTCGCCCGCGACAGTGTCCGGGAAAGCCATCTCAAAACCATCGGAATAGATCAGCAAACGGTCGCCCGTACCCAACTCGACCTCAGCGACCTCGAACTCGGGATCCGGAAACACGCCAAGCAACGGGCCATCGCACGCATCAATCGTCTCGGTCCGACCGTCCGCCCGGAGCACCAGCGGCAACGGGTGACCGGCCCGCGCTATCCGCGCCGTCCTGGTCTGCTTGTCGTAGACGCCAAACACCGCCGTCGCAAAACGCACCTGCTCATCCTGGCGAGCCAGCAGCTCGTCATTGAGTCTCCGCAGCGCCTCCTCAGGCGGAACCGGCTCAGTCCGACCGGTGACCCGAGTCGGCAGCAGCGCGTGCTGCAACGCCTGGCGGATATACACCGTCA from Phycisphaeraceae bacterium harbors:
- a CDS encoding DUF4914 family protein; this encodes MSVTELPVSLSQSAEAVLREAKSATFVGSVDELVRLAVPKDQVDARGIFTVGYDVEGRGFVPELEVCRVRNGVSANYVESYMRRRDADCMVIADKRPTGKRTWEQRYPDMVWEDVRQQTFDWLKTQDLAYFFFQAGLAGKGTEAVAICPANAAFFGLGLAMLQGIIPREQIREDFFHEAIIYVAPPFRHTHFGGRQVVVHNRREPLHELFSYNLYPGPSAKKGIYGVLLNRGEGEGWVTAHCSTVQVVTPYDNTCTIMHEGASGGGKSEMLEQMHREEDGQIRLGTNTVTGDSKYLVLPRGCRLNPVTDDMALCHPDYQKPEVKKLTLFDAEDAWFLRVNHITKYGTDPHLEAMTINPPSPLLFMNIDAKPESTALIWEPIHDSPGVPCPNPRVIMPRKDYPNIVMDPVTVDVRSFGVRTPPCTAEKPTYGVLGMLNILPPALAWLWRLVAPRGHANPSIVDTEGMTSEGVGSYWPFATGRAVDQANLLLDQFMKTEETLFVLIPNQHIGCWETGFAPQWVVREYLSRRGSSVFPKDRLLAARLALLGYSLKSMQVEGTEIPEGFLRVEKQPEVGEAGYDRGAEVLTGFFHQQIAPFLQESDLNPHGRKIIEACLAGATVEEYEALGPEA
- the aspS gene encoding aspartate--tRNA ligase; the encoded protein is MAQRTHHCGALRADHVDQTVSLCGWVNSYRDHGGVIFIDLRDREGITQIVFHPESGQAHEVADKLRNEDVVRITGVCLRREEGMANPKLATGEIEVDAKQVEILNKTDTPPFTPDDAARTGEETRLRYRFIDMRRPAMQNIMRTRHRVAKIMRDYFDGEGFYEVETPFLCRSTPEGARDFLVPSRLQAGEFYALPQSPQLFKQILMSGGIDKYFQIVRCFRDEDPRADRQAEFTQLDVEMSFVDQDDVIDTHEGLMRSIWKQVLDVDVPPIRKMTYAEAMDKYGSDRPDLRFGLELIDVTDLAQSTDFKVFTSSIQAGGVVKAIRVPGGAKLSRKETDGLAEWVKQFGVGGLPVVKRENGAFSTGIAKFIESIADGLVERLGIEDGDLVCFGVSNKPAIVHRALGELRVRLAKDLGLIRDGQWEWVWVVDFPLVEWDEQAQRYHSLHHPFTSPNPEDLEKLESDAGAVRSLAYDLVLNGSELGGGSIRMHNTELQKQVFKVLGIDDDEAREKFGFLLDALRYGAPPHGGIAFGLDRIVMHLCGTTNIRDVIAFPKTQNGADLLTGAPSEVDLDQLKELHLRVNLPQPTPPDAPAATPTA
- the asnB gene encoding asparagine synthase (glutamine-hydrolyzing), with the protein product MCGIAGILRHDSTPTDEALLRSMLACVKHRGPDGEGVSHHGRCSMVHARLSVIDLLSGQQPMHITRTESKGALHLVFNGEIYNHRDLRRKLQRRGHKFLSDHSDTEVLLYGYRQWGAELPKHLHGMFAFTIWDEDEQTLFMARDRTGKKPLYWKWTQSGFRFASLIPALLVGGESIVINPTALLTYLRYGYPFDDGLIEGIGEVPPAHSMQVDRTGAIHIQRYWRPPPISKTSTRLGAVDALREVLTEAVDSRLESDVPLGCFLSSGIDSSVIAALAQERLRQRGGDRLRCFSVRIPGARYDETENAARVARHIGAEHVVLQASPDSMADDLRSLMSMTWDPMADSSLLPTYWLCKAAREHVTVALSGDGGDELFGGYDRYRAMRLLRKHRWWLKRLPADLMPSTSPRAMSTRVRRLVDSARAGRNPAAQYHDMVHLFRDGQIRELMPGLIETEPFDAPMVPDWPGTHDRVHASLRWDLTHYLPHVLLRKVDRASMAVALEVRCPLLDTQVCDLAGHLPDSVLMPGGRPKGLLRQLAAELVPEPITRLPKRGFAIPLGDWMRNRLTEPLEAAITGQALQRVGFQTQPIQQMLEEHCDGRRDHSHRLFALWQLSLWAEGLH
- a CDS encoding riboflavin synthase — encoded protein: MFTGIIQTIATVADTTPTQAGVRLTIDTQGWVPDRGYQPTLGDSIAVSGVCLTLAAIESGGAVFGFDAITETLNKTTLGRLRPGSKVNLEPAVLPTQPMGGHTVQGHVDGVGVITAIHDNPADWRLTLRPPDKMMRWMIPKGSVCIDGVSLTLAEVANDTITIALIPTTLEITTLGQARVGDEVNLEADALVKAIVHTMETMKKQGGDSEAVTMGLLAQAGFYRSHSPSSN